A stretch of the Solanum dulcamara chromosome 6, daSolDulc1.2, whole genome shotgun sequence genome encodes the following:
- the LOC129893297 gene encoding probable cytokinin riboside 5'-monophosphate phosphoribohydrolase LOGL10 has translation MGFAAATPTSMGHVFLRSSHHHQKDVILGSCMRKETWGFNLYLPKLKYQSRISCCWKNESIDFDERTSPNEVKKEIEQCYELIHRLGRGVVYLGSSRMGPGHPHYIKTFELGNKIAALLDCTTWSGAGPGLMDAATQGALQAGKPVGGFKIGREAGEWTATNFHPYLPSESYLTCRFFSARKHGLVDAVVRCRNSERTAVIALPGGIGTLDEVFEIMALIQLERIGSLLPVPLLLMNYDSFYSNLLEFLNDCEKWGTVSKGEVASLGKICNNNSEALDYLAEFYGLSTTETSRKDSESSGI, from the exons ATGGGGTTTGCTGCAGCTACTCCCACTTCAATGGGCCATGTTTTTCTAAGAAGCTCTCATCATCATCAGAAGGATGTAATTTTGGGGTCTTGCATGCGAAAAGAAACATGGGGTTTCAATCTTTACTTGCCAAAGCTCAAGTACCAATCAAGAATCTCATGTTGCTGGAAGAATGAATCAATTGATTTCGATGAAAGAACAAGTCCTAATGAG GTAAAGAAAGAGATTGAGCAATGTTATGAATTAATACACAGGCTTGGTCGCGGCGTTGTGTATTTAGGATCTTCAAGGATGGGTCCTGGACATCCACACTACATAAAAACCTTTGAATTAGGGAACAAG ATTGCAGCCCTCTTAGATTGTACGACGTGGTCCGGGGCTGGGCCAGGCTTAATGGATGCTGCCACACAAGGTGCTCTACAAGCAGGGAAGCCTGTTGGCGGATTCAAGATAGGTAGAGAAGCTGGGGAATGGACGGCTACAAATTTTCATCCATACTTACCATCAGAGAGTTATCTTACATGCAG GTTTTTCTCCGCAAGGAAACACGGGTTGGTGGATGCTGTTGTGAGATGCAGAAACTCTGAAAGGACAGCTGTTATTGCACTTCCCGGAGGAATTGGTACCCTCGACGAGGTTTTTGAGATCATGGCTTTGATTCAACTTGAACGAATTGGCTCTCTACTTCCTGTTCCTTTGCTTTTAATGAACTATGATTCATTTTATTCCAATTTGCTGGAGTTTCTCAATGATTGTGAGAAGTGGGGGACTGTCTCTAAGGGAGAGGTTGCATCATTGGGGAAAATTTGTAACAATAACTCAGAAGCTTTGGATTACTTGGCTGAATTTTATGGTCTTTCTACTACAGAAACCAGTAGAAAAGATTCTGAATCATCAGGAATATAG
- the LOC129891766 gene encoding 40S ribosomal protein S8-like, which yields MGISRDSMHKRRATGGKKKAWRKKRKYELGRQPANTKLVPNAKTVRRIRVRGGNVKWRALRLDTGNYSWGSEAVTRKTRLLDVVYNASNNELVRTQTLVKSAIVQVDAAPFKQWYLQHYGVEIGRKKKTAASKKEGEEAEAAPEEKKSNHVQRKLEKRQQDRKLDPHVEEQFASGRLLAAISSRPGQCGRADGYILEGKELEFYMKKLQKKKGKGASGAA from the exons ATGG GTATCTCTCGTGATTCTATGCACAAGAGACGCGCTACTGGAGGAAAGAAGAAGGCTTGgaggaagaagagaaa GTATGAGCTTGGCAGACAGCCAGCAAACACAAAGCTGGTGCCAAATGCTAAGACTGTTAGAAGGATAAGAGTCCGAGGAGGTAATGTGAAATGGCGTGCTTTGAGGTTGGATACCGGAAATTACTCTTGGGGTAGCGAGGCTGTTACAAGGAAGACTCGTCTATTGGATGTGGTGTATAATGCCTCTAACAATGAGTTGGTTAGGACACAAACCCTGGTGAAGAGTGCAATTGTTCAGGTTGATGCAGCTCCATTTAAACAGTGGTATCTCCAGCACTATGGAGTTGAAATTGGTCGCAAGAAGAAGACTGCTGCTTCCAAGAAGGAAGGAGAG GAGGCTGAGGCTGCACCAGAGGAGAAGAAGAGTAACCATGTTCAAAGAAAGCTGGAAAAGAGGCAACAGGATCGCAAGCTTGACCCGCATGTTGAGGAGCAATTTGCTAGTGGGCGTCTGTTGGCTGCAATCTCATCACGACCTGGCCAGTGTGGTCGTGCTGATGG TTACATCTTGGAGGGAAAGGAGCTTGAGTTTTACATGAAGAAACTTCAGAAGAAGAAAGGGAAGGGTGCCAGTGGTGCTGCATAG
- the LOC129891765 gene encoding pirin-like protein At1g50590: MSVVREPRSIARKFLARPQQEGLGAVVRRSIGRFELRYFDPFIVLDEFSVSAPSGFPDHPHRGFETVTYMLQGAVTHEDFDGHKGTIGAGDLQWMTAGRGVVHSEMPAAEGTQKGLQLWINLSSQHKMIQPRYQEISSANIEEATKDGVKVRVIAGEALGIKSTIHTKTPTMYLDFTLKPGSKIQQPIPKSYNSFVYILEGEGIFGQDSRTNSPISSHNLLLLSGFGDGLVAWNKGTKILRFILVGGEPLGEPIAQLGPFVMNTQEEIDQTIEDFENYTNGFEKARYWRSQARVELGY, encoded by the exons ATGTCAGTTGTAAGAGAACCTCGTTCTATTGCCAGAAAATTTTTGGCAAGGCCTCAACAAGAAGGACTTGGAGCTGTTGTTAGAAGAAGCATTGGAAG GTTTGAGTTGAGATACTTTGATCCATTCATTGTTTTGGATGAATTCTCAG TTTCTGCTCCATCTGGTTTTCCTGATCATCCACACAGAG GCTTTGAAACTGTCACCTACATGTTGcag GGAGCTGTGACACATGAAGATTTTGATGGACACAAAGGCACAATTGGAGCAGGTGATTTACAGTGGATGACTGCTGGAAGAGGAGTAGTTCATTCAGAAATGCCTGCAGCTGAGGGAACACAAAAAGGTTTACAATTGTGGATTAATCTCTCCTCCCAACACAAAAT GATACAACCAAGATATcaagaaatatcaagtgccaacATAGAAGAAGCAACAAAAGATGGAGTAAAAGTGAGAGTTATAGCAGGAGAAGCACTAGGAATAAAATCAACTATACACACAAAAACTCCAACAATGTATTTGGACTTTACTTTAAAACCAGGATCCAAAATTCAACAGCCAATTCCCAAATCATACAattcatttgtatatattttagaaGGTGAAGGTATTTTTGGGCAAGATTCAAGAACAAATTCACCTATATCTTCACATAATTTGTTGCTTTTGAGTGGATTTGGTGATGGACTTGTGGCATGGAATAAGGGGACAAAAATACTAAGGTTTATATTAGTAGGTGGAGAGCCATTGGGTGAACCAATAGCACAATTGGGACCATTTGTGATGAATACTCAAGAAGAAATTGATCAAACTATTGaggattttgaaaattatactAATGGTTTTGAGAAAGCTAGATATTGGAGATCTCAAGCTAGAGTTGAGCTTGGTTATTAA
- the LOC129892070 gene encoding beta-1,2-xylosyltransferase: MNKKKLKLLLSLFALNSITLYLYFSSYPDHFRHKFLQNHHITTGNRFSSSENHPNFHSSVSSQSKPWPILPSYLPWSQNPNVAWRSCEGYFGNGFTRKIDLLKTPPEIHRQLGENRNSGGGGGWFRCFFSETLQSSICEGGVIRMNPEKILMSKGGEKLEKVIGRREEEELPFFKNGAFEIEVNERTKIGKKLADEKFLNEYLPEGAISKHTMRELIDSIRLVGANEFHCSEWIEEPSLLITRFEYANLFHTVTDWYSAYAASRVTGLPSRPHLVFVDGHCETQLEETWRALFSSLTYAKNFSGPVCFRHAILSPLGYETALFKGLSEIIDCNGAPAHDLWQNPNDRKTARLSEFGEMIRAAFGFPVDRQNIPRTATGPNVLFVRREDYLAHPRHGGKVQSRLSNEQQVFDSIKSWSLNHRECKLNVINGLFAHMSMKEQIRAIQDASVIIGAHGAGLTHIVSAAPKAVILEIISSEYRRPHFALIAQWKGLEYHPIYLEGSYADPPVVIDKLSSILKSLGC; this comes from the exons atgaacaaGAAAAAGCTCAAacttcttctttctctctttgCTCTCAATTCAATCACTCTTTATCTCTACTTTTCTTCATACCCAGATCATTTCCGTCACAAATTCCTCCAAAACCACCACATCACTACCGGAAACCGCTTTTCTTCATCGGAAAATCACCCAAATTTCCATTCCTCAGTCTCTTCCCAATCCAAACCATGGCCCATCTTGCCTTCTTACCTCCCTTGGTCTCAGAACCCCAATGTTGCTTGGAGATCCTGTGAGGGTTATTTCGGAAATGGGTTTACTCGCAAAATCGATCTTCTCAAAACCCCGCCGGAGATTCACCGGCAATTGGGTGAAAACAGAAATTCCGGCGGAGGAGGAGGGTGGTTTAGGTGTTTTTTCAGTGAGACATTGCAGAGTTCGATTTGTGAAGGAGGGGTAATACGGATGAATCCGGAGAAAATTTTGATGTCTAAAGGAGGAGAGAAATTGGAAAAAGTAATTGGTAGGAGAGAAGAAGAGGAGCTacccttttttaaaaatggaGCTTTTGAAATAGAGGTTAATGAAAGAACAAAAATTGGGAAAAAATTAGCTGATGAAAAATTCTTGAATGAATACTTACCTGAAGGTGCAATCTCAAAGCACACTATGAGGGAATTAATCGATTCTATTCGATTGGTTGGTGCCAATGAATTTCACTGTTCTGAG TGGATTGAGGAGCCATCACTTTTGATTACACGATTTGAGTATGCAAACCTTTTCCACACAGTTACTGATTGGTATAGTGCATACGCGGCATCCAGAGTCACTGGCTTGCCCAGTCGGCCACATTTGGTTTTTGTAGATGGCCATTGTGAG ACACAATTGGAGGAAACATGGAGAGCACTGTTTTCAAGCCTCACTTATGCTAAAAACTTTAGTGGTCCGGTTTGTTTCCGCCATGCCATTCTCTCGCCGTTGGGATATGAAACTGCCCTGTTTAAGGGACTTTCAGAAATTATAGATTGTAATGGAGCTCCTGcccatgatttgtggcaaaatCCCAATGATAGAAAAACTGCACGGTTATCCGAGTTTGGAGAGATGATCAGAGCAGCCTTTGGATTTCCTGTGGATAGACAGAACATCCCAAGGACAGCCACTGGCCCTAATGTCCTCTTTGTTAGACGTGAGGATTATTTAGCTCACCCACGTCATGGTGGAAAGGTACAGTCTAGGCTTAGCAATGAACAACAGGTATTTGATTCCATAAAGAGCTGGTCCTTGAACCACAGAGAGTGCAAATTAAATGTGATTAACGGATTATTTGCCCACATGTCCATGAAAGAGCAAATTCGAGCAATCCAAGATGCTTCTGTTATTATTGGTGCTCATGGAGCAGGTCTAACACACATTGTTTCTGCAGCACCAAAAGCTGTAATACTAGAAATTATAAGCAGTGAGTATAGGCGCCCCCATTTTGCTCTGATCGCACAATGGAAAGGATTGGAGTACCATCCCATATATTTGGAGGGGTCTTATGCAGACCCTCCAGTCGTGATCGACAAGCTCAGCAGCATTTTGAAGAGTCTTGGCTGCTAA
- the LOC129892268 gene encoding putative MO25-like protein At5g47540 has protein sequence MPIPATQIAGLANGVNGSMKVKSSNNLKKLFTKAFRSAGVKSIFKSKAKRKPPAEVVRRVRFLLEAVDSLDDDVDPNHFDKMQELDSLLHELKSILYGSNECEPAVEACLQLTQEFFRDNTFRLIIICLPKFNLEARKDVTRIVANLQRQPVNSRLIASDYLEANSDLMDHLLSGYDDPGLALHYGAMLRECIRHQVVARYVLNSEHMKKFFNHMQIPEFDVAADATATFKELMTRHKSTVAEFLFENYDWFFVEFNAKLLESANYITRRQAIKLLGDILLDRSNSAVMTRYVSSKDNLRILMNLLREASKNIQLDAFHVFKLFVANRNKPSDIVNIIVANRSKLLRFFASFRIDKEDEQFEADKAQVVKEIAELEAKGPLFSGELHKFPGTPTASGELYKLSSTPLSRQLI, from the exons ATGCCGATTCCGGCGACCCAAATCGCAGGATTAGCGAATGGGGTAAATGGATCTATGAAAGTTAAATCATCCAATAATTTGAAGAAATTGTTTACTAAGGCATTCCGTTCCGCCGGTGTtaagtccatattcaaatccAAGGCTAAACGTAAGCCTCCTGCTGAAGTTGTTCGTCGGGTGAGATTCTTGTTAGAGGCTGTGGATTCTCTTGACGACGATGTTGATCCCAATCATTTTGACAAG ATGCAAGAACTGGATTCTCTTTTACATGAGCTGAAATCAATACTGTACGGGAGTAATGAATGTGAACCTGCTGTTGAAGCATGCTTGCAATTGACTCAGGAGTTTTTTCGAGATAATACatttcgtctcatcattatttgTCTTCCTAAATTTAACTTGGAG GCTCGTAAAGATGTCACACGAATTGTGGCCAATCTACAAAGGCAACCAGTTAATTCACGCTTGATTGCATCTGATTATTTGGAAGCCAACTCGGACCTTATGGATCATTTGTTATCCGG ATATGATGATCCAGGTCTTGCTTTGCATTACGGAGCAATGTTGAGGGAGTGTATTCGCCATCAGGTTGTTGCAAG ATATGTGTTGAACTCCGAgcacatgaaaaagtttttcaATCACATGCAAATTCCAGAATTTGATGTTGCTGCAGATGCTACAGCGACCTTTAAG GAGCTTATGACCAGGCATAAATCGACAGTTGCTGAATTTctctttgaaaattatgattgG TTCTTCGTTGAATTTAATGCGAAGCTTTTGGAATCAGCAAACTATATTACCAGAAGACAAGCTATCAAg cTTTTGGGAGATATTTTGCTTGATCGCTCCAATTCTGCTGTGATGACACGCTATGTCAGCTCGAAAGATAATTTAAGGATTTTGATGAATCTTTTGAGG GAGGCTAGCAAGAACATTCAGCTAGATGCATTTCACGTGTTTAAG CTTTTCGTGGCCAATAGAAACAAACCTTCTGACATTGTCAACATAATCGTTGCCAATAGAAGCAAGCTTCTTCGCTTCTTCGCAAGCTTCAGGATAGATAAAG AAGATGAACAATTCGAGGCTGATAAAGCTCAAGTTGTTAAAGAAATTGCAGAACTTGAAGCTAAAGGACCTCTTTTTTCAGGGGAACTGCATAAATTTCCCGGTACACCTACTGCTTCAGGAGAACTGTACAAGTTATCATCAACCCCTCTCTCTAGACAACTAATATAA